In the genome of Pyrobaculum islandicum DSM 4184, the window GTCTCCGGCGTAGACCGTCGGGCCACATGGTACGTGGCAGACGTGGAGCTCGAGACGGTGCTCCTGCTGGCGTGAGATGCAGATGCTTAAACCCCCACCTCTTTACAAAATCATGAAATGTGTCTCAAGACTCATAAACTTTTCCAAATCACGAAAACTGCTCAGCTACACATATTTATATACCCGGCCCAAACTGTTCATGGTATTTGCAAAAAACCCGATTGACGTCGTTAGAGAGAAGAAGTTCGACTCTCTGGAGGTTGCAGATGCCCTGCGTCTGGCTATAATCGCGGAGCTTGACGCCATCAGCCTATATCTACAGCTGGCTAAATACGTAGAGGACGAGAGGGTGAGGAGGGTTTTTGAAGATGTTGCTAACGAGGAGAAGACACACTTCGGCGAGTTTCTCGCCTTGCTGAAGGCCTACGACCCCACGTTGGCTGGCGAGTTAAAGGCCGGCGCTGGGGAGGTAGAGAAGCTCACCGGTATAAAAAGTGGCGACCCCCCGGGGGACGGGGGGAATAGAGCGGAGGAGGCCGACAAGGGCAATTGGGTTGTGAAATTCGTCGAGGGGGTGAGGGGGGCCGTGGCGTCGGCTAGGAGGTTTAGGAGGTACCTCCAGACTTTCTACGTGGGGAGGGACGCAGATGCCGTCGGCGTCGAGGTGGTGGGGGCGCAGGGGTCGTTGGAGAGGGCTGTCATACCGCTGAGGGAGGTCAGGCTTAGGTTTTCTATCTCCTACCGGGGGCTTGAGGAGTGGCTTTCGAGAGGCGGCGCGTTTCCCGGAGAGGAGGCCGCGGCTAGGTTCGCCTACATGGAAGACGCGGCTGTGGCTGAGGCGTTGCTAAAGGGCGCCGGCAGAACTCTCGAAGCGTCTAGCTGGGAGAGGCCGGGGTCCGCCACCGCGGAGGTGGCTAGGGCTGTGGCTGAGCTGTACCGGGCCTACGTCCCAGAGCCCTACGTCCTCTTCGTGAGCCCGGGGAGATACGCCAGACTTGTGGCTGTGGAGGAGAGGACAGGCGTCATGGAGCTCACCAGGGTGAAGTCCCTGGTGAGGGAGGTGGCGGTGATCCCGCAGCTGGAAGACGGCGTTGCCCTCCTGCTCTCCGCAAGCCCCGCCGTGGTAGACATCGCAGTGGGCGTAGACACAGAGATTGTCCATCTGGGCCCCGACGAGGCGGGCCACAGCTTCCTCCTGAGGGAGACTCTTGCTGTTAGGATTAAAAAACCTGAGGGTGTTGTTGTGCTTAGGGGGTAGGCCTATTTCTCAGGTTGCTCCTTTTTCTCCTCTGCCTTCTTTGGGGCGTGCACATGGCCGTGACCCCCATCTGTTAAAGATTTAGCGTATGAGTTGAAGGACCTTCTCTACCACCTCCTTCGGGGTTTTCCCCAATATGGTTATGATGGGCTCTTTGCCCCAGTCTCCCCAGTCCACTATTAGGTCTGGCGTTTTTCCCCCTGTCTGTCTATAGGCCTCTTCGATGATCCACTGCATGGTGGCTCCCTCTCTCTTCTTGACGTCGTCCGGCTCCCTCCTCCTGTCTATGTAGGCTATTGTCATGCCTAGGCTCTTCGCCTTCTCTATGTACGCCGCGTCTAGCCTTATGTTCATGGCCGACCTGGCCTGGGGGTCTTTCGCCAGCGCCGCCAGTATCTTCCTGGCTATGTGGTCGCTTGCGCCGAAGGCGGGCGGGCCGGAGGGCTTGGCGCGGCCCATGTAGTTCACTATCCTCCCGGGCACTGCGGCGACGTCTTCTCTCGTTGTGGCGTAGCGGGGGTCTATGGCGTATCCTATGTTTGTCTGCACCTCGGGTATGGCCTTTGCAAAAGCCTCGGCCTCTCTCTCCACGGCCTCTAGAGCCTCCCTCAGCTCCTCCAACGTCTTCCACCTCTCCGCCGGTATCTCTAGCCAGGCCATTGGGTTGACAGGCCAGTGGCCCTTTCCCCTGGCCACCCCGTATCTGATGGCCATGTAGATGAAGCGCTTTGCGGTCTTTATGGCCTCCAGGGGGGGTAGGCCCTTGGCGAGCCCCGCGGCTATGGCGGCAGAGTAGGAGCAGCCGGTTCCGTGGGTCGCCCGCGAGTCTAGGCGGGGGGTCGCCA includes:
- a CDS encoding encapsulin produces the protein MVFAKNPIDVVREKKFDSLEVADALRLAIIAELDAISLYLQLAKYVEDERVRRVFEDVANEEKTHFGEFLALLKAYDPTLAGELKAGAGEVEKLTGIKSGDPPGDGGNRAEEADKGNWVVKFVEGVRGAVASARRFRRYLQTFYVGRDADAVGVEVVGAQGSLERAVIPLREVRLRFSISYRGLEEWLSRGGAFPGEEAAARFAYMEDAAVAEALLKGAGRTLEASSWERPGSATAEVARAVAELYRAYVPEPYVLFVSPGRYARLVAVEERTGVMELTRVKSLVREVAVIPQLEDGVALLLSASPAVVDIAVGVDTEIVHLGPDEAGHSFLLRETLAVRIKKPEGVVVLRG
- a CDS encoding bifunctional hydroxymethylpyrimidine kinase/phosphomethylpyrimidine kinase is translated as MSWKVAMTIAGLDSGGGAGIHADIKTFAAMGVHGTTALTCVTAQNTYEVREAQCLQPPLVRAQILAVWDDMGIDAGKTGMLGTREIIEEVAATVSKLGFPLVVDPVMIAKSGAPLISEDAVDTLKKRLLPVAKVVTPNRHEAEKLTGIKITSVAEARRAAEVIHREFGTEVVVVKGGHLDAPEAVDVVYIGGTFHELATPRLDSRATHGTGCSYSAAIAAGLAKGLPPLEAIKTAKRFIYMAIRYGVARGKGHWPVNPMAWLEIPAERWKTLEELREALEAVEREAEAFAKAIPEVQTNIGYAIDPRYATTREDVAAVPGRIVNYMGRAKPSGPPAFGASDHIARKILAALAKDPQARSAMNIRLDAAYIEKAKSLGMTIAYIDRRREPDDVKKREGATMQWIIEEAYRQTGGKTPDLIVDWGDWGKEPIITILGKTPKEVVEKVLQLIR